The DNA segment CTGGCGGCCGCCGCGGCCGAGATCGAATCGTCGGGCGACGCCGAATCGGTGGATCAGCAAAACTGATCCCCGGCCGGGTTGCCCATATACCCGCATGTAGAGTCATGGCTTTTGCCTGACGCCGCGGGTCGGTGGGCAGCTGTGCGTGGCGATCGGGTTTATCCCGGGCTGCGGGGCTAAAAACCCCAAAAATTCGCGATCGGGGGCGGGATACTGTTGACAGGAACCCCGCAGCCCCATAAAATCTCGCGCCTCACGACAGGTCGGTGCGCCGGCCTGTCGTTTATTTTCTGGACTAAGAAAGACAAAGACTTATGGCAACCATTAACCAGTTAGTACGTAAGCCGCGCAAACGCCGGCCCCAGAAGAGCAACGTCCCGGCACTGGAAGCGTGCCCGCAACGTCGCGGGGTCTGTACGCGTGTTTACACCACTACGCCGAAAAAACCGAACTCGGCGTTACGTAAAGTGGCCCGTGTGCGCCTGACCAACGGCTATGAAGTCGCCAGTTATATCGGCGGTGAAGGCCATAACCTGCAGGAACACTCGGTCGTGCTGATTCGTGGCGGCCGTGTCAAGGATCTGCCGGGTGTGCGCTATCACACGGTACGTGGTTCGCTGGATACCGCCGGGGTTAAAGACCGTCGGCAGGGCCGTTCGAAATACGGCGCCAAGCGACCCAAATCCTAGGTTCATTATTAATAGCAGCGAATTGACGCTGAATCACTGACAACGCGGAATAGACGATGGCAAGAAGGCGACAAGCAGAAAAACGGGCAATCCTGCCGGATCCGAAATACAAATCGGAACTGATTGCCAAGTTTATCAATATGTTAATGCTCGATGGCAAAAAATCCGTGGCCGAAAAAGTCGTGTACGGCGCGCTCGAGACCGTCTCGGGCAAGACCCGCGCGGACGCGGTCGAGGCGCTGGAAAAAGCCCTGGACAACATCCGGCCGATGGTTGAGGTCAAATCCCGCCGTGTCGGTGGCGCGACTTACCAGGTGCCGGTCGAAGTCCGTCCGGCACGGCGCAATGCGCTGGCCATGCGCTGGCTCGTGGAAGCTGCGCGCAAGCGCAGCGAAAAAGGCATGGGTGCGCGGCTGGCCGGCGAGCTGCTGGAAGCCGGCGAAAATCGCGGCTCGGCCGTGAAAAAACGCGAAGACACCCATCGGATGGCGGAGGCGAACAAGGCGTTTGCCCACTACCGTTGGTAATTTGATACTGAGTTAAAGAGAGTGGCCCGCAAAACACCAATCGATCGTTATCGCAATATCGGCATCATGGCCCATATCGATGCCGGCAAGACGACGACGACCGAGCGGATCCTGTTCTACACCGGGATTTCGCACAAGATTGGTGAGGTCCATGACGGCGCGGCGGTCATGGACTGGATGGAGCAGGAACAGGAGCGCGGCATTACGATTACCTCCGCCGCCACGACCTGCTTCTGGCAGGGCATGGATCAACAGTATCCGCAGCACCGGATCAATATTATTGATACCCCGGGGCATGTGGACTTCACCATCGAGGTGGAGCGCTCCTTGCGGGTACTGGATGGCGCCTGTGCCGTGTTTTGCGCGGTCGGCGGGGTAGAGCCCCAGTCAGAGACAGTCTGGCGCCAGGCGAACAAGTACGAAGTCCCGCGCATGGCCTTCGTCAACAAGATGGACCGCGCCGGCGCCGATTTTCTGCGCGTGGTCGAACAGATTAAAAAGCGCCTCGGCGCCAATGCGGTGCCGGTTCAGCTGAATATCGGTGCCGAAGAAAATTTCCAGGGTATCGTCGACCTGATTCGGATGAAGGCGATTTACTGGAACGAAACTGATTTTGGCGCCACTTACGATCAGCGGGACATCCCCGCTGAATTGCAGGACAAGGCGCAGGCGCTACGCGAGCAGATGGTGGAAGCTGCCGCCGAAGCGAACGAAGCGTTGATGGAAAGTTATCTCGAAAACGGCGACCTGTCCGCTGACGAGATTAAGCAGGGCCTGCGGGCCCGCACCCTGGCCAACGAAATTGTGCCGGTGCTGTGCGGCTCGGCGTTCAAGAACAAGGGCGTGCAGGCCATGCTCGATGCGGTGGTTGACTACATGCCCTCGCCGATTGAAGTGAAGGCGATCAGGGGCGTGCTGGAAGACGACGTGACCGAGGCGCTGCGCAAGTCGGATGATGACGAGCCGTTTGCCGCGCTGGCGTTTAAAATCGCCACCGACCCGTTTGTCGGCAGTCTGACGTTTTTCCGGGTCTACTCCGGCGTGGTGAAAGCCGGGGATACGGTTTACAACCCTATCAAGGGCAAAAAAGAGCGAATTGGGCGACTGGTGCAGATGCACTCCAATTCGCGCGAAGAGCTGAAAGAAGTCCGCGCCGGCGACATTGCCGCCGCTGTCGGGCTCAAGGATGTTACTACGGGTGAAACCCTGTGTGACCCGAACAAGGTAATCACCCTGGAACGGATGGAGTTCCCCGAGCCGGTTATCTCGGTGGCCATCGAGCCGAGAACCAAGGCCGACCAGGAAAAGATGGGGATCGCCCTGTCGAAACTGGCCCAGGAAGATCCCTCGTTTCGGGTACATACCGACGAGGAGTCGGGGCAGACGATCATCTCCGGAATGGGCGAGCTGCATCTGGATATTATCGTCGACCGCCTGAAGCGCGAGTTCAAGGTTGACGCCAATGTCGGCGCGCCGCAGGTGGCCTACCGCGAGACCCTGCGCAAGAAGGTCGAGCAGGAAGGCAAGTTTGTACGCCAGTCGGGCGGGCGCGGTCAGTTCGGTCACGTCTGGCTGCGGATTGAGCCGCAGGAACAGGGCGGCGGTTACGAATTTGTGAACGACATTGTCGGCGGTGTGATTCCCAGGGAATACATCCCGTCGGTTGACAAAGGGATTCAGGAACAGATGGAAAATGGCGTTATCGGCGGTTTTCCGATGGTGGACGTCAAAGTCACTCTGTTTGACGGCTCCTTCCACGAGGTGGACTCCTCGGAAATGGCCTTCAAGATCGCCGGTTCCATGGGGTTCAGAGAAGGCGCCAGAAAGGCAAATCCGGTCTTGCTGGAGCCGATGATGAAAGTGGAAGTCGTGACCCCGGAAGAGTATATGGGGGACGTCATGGGCGACCTGAACCGCCGTCGCGGGATGGTTCAGGGCATGGAAGACGGCCCGGCCGGCAAGCTGATTCATGCTGAAGTACCGCTGGCGGAAATGTTCGGTTATGCGACCGACCTGCGCTCCGCGACCCAGGGACGCGCCAGCTACAGCATGGAGTTTGCCAAATACAGTGAAGCGCCTGCGAGTGTCGCAGAGCAAGTGATTAAGAAAGCATCCTGATTCAATACATAAACAGAATTAGAGGGTAAGACGGTGTCCAAGGCAAAATTTGAACGTACGAAGCCGCATGTGAATGTCGGGACCATTGGTCACGTAGACCATGGCAAGACGACCTTGACGGCGGCGATCACCAAGGTAATGGGCGAGAAGTTCGGCGGTGAAAGCCGGGCGTACGACCAGATTGACAGCGCGCCGGAAGAAAAAGCGCGCGGCATCACCATTGCCACCGCGCACGTGGAATACGAAACCGAGAACCGTCACTACGCGCACGTGGACTGCCCGGGCCATGCGGACTATGTGAAGAACATGATCACCGGTGCGGCGCAGATGGACGGGGCGATTCTGGTGGTTTCGGCCGCCGACGGCCCGATGCCGCAGACCCGCGAGCACATTCTGCTGTCCCGCCAGGTGGGCGTGCCGAGCATTGTTGTTTACCTGAACAAGGCGGACATGGTGGACGACGCCGAACTGCTGGAACTGGTGGAAATGGAAGTGCGCGAGCTGCTCTCTTCCTATGACTTCCCCGGCGACGACGTCCCGGTGGTCACCGGTTCCGCGCTCAAGGCGCTGGAAGGGGACAGCTCCGAAATTGGCGTGCCCTCCATCGAGAAGCTGGTGGCGGAAATGGACGCCTACATTCCGGCGCCGGAACGGGCCATTGACGGCACCTTCCTGATGCCGATCGAAGACGTGTTCTCCATCTCCGGTCGCGGCACCGTGGTGACCGGGCGTATCGAGCGCGGGATTGTCAAAGTGGGTGAAGACGTGGAAATCGTCGGCATGAAAGACACCGCCAAGACCACTGTCACCGGCGTGGAAATGTTCCGCAAGCTGCTGGACCAGGGTCAGGCGGGGGACAACGTGGGCGTGCTGCTGCGCGGCACCAAGCGTGACGACGTCGAGCGCGGCCAGGTCCTGTGCAAGCCGGGCTCCATCAAGCCGCACACCAGGTTCGAGTGCGAAGTGTACGTTCTGTCCAAGGACGAAGGCGGGCGTCACACCCCGTTTTTCAACGGCTATCGGCCGCAGTTTTATTTCCGGACTACCGACGTGACCGGTGCCTGTGACCTGCCCGAAGGGGTGGAAATGGTCATGCCGGGGGACAACGTGCAGATGACCGTGAGCCTGATTGCCCCGATTGCGATGGAAGAAGGCCTGCGCTTTGCGATTCGCGAAGGCGGTCGGACCGTCGGCGCCGGTGTCGTATCGAAGATTATTGAGTAAACATATATGGCAGCCAAGAACCAGAACATTCGCATCCGTCTCAAGGCTTTTGATCATCGTCTGATCGATCAATCCGCCCGCGAGATTGTTGAAACGGCCAAGCGTACCGGTGCCCATGTTAAAGGCCCGATTCCGCTGCCGACGAAAAAGGAACATTACACGATCCTGATTTCGCCGCACGTCAACAAGGATGCGCGTGACCAGTATGAACTGCGTACACATAAGCGTCTGATGGATATCGTGGATCCGACGGACAAGACCGTGGACGCCCTGATGAAGCTGGATCTCGCCGCGGGCGTGGATGTTCAGATTCAGTTGAACTAACCGGATTGCTGAGTGGAGCACGACAAATGACTATTGGTGTAGTTGGGCGCAAGGTGGGAATGACCCGGATCTTTACAGATGACGGCGTATCGACGCCGGTGACTGTGATCGCGGTTGAACCCAACCGGATTTCCCAGCTGAAAACAGTTGACGCGGACGGTTATCGCGCCGTTCAGGTGACCACCGGCAAACGTAAAGCCGGCCGTGTCACCAAGCCCCAGGCCGGGCATTTTGCCAGGGCCGGTGTCGAAGCGGGCCGTGACGTGTGGGAATTCCGCCTGGCGGACGGCGAAGGCGAGGATTTCTCGCTCGCCGGTGAAATCAAGGTGGATATGTTCGAAGCCGGACAAAAAGTTGACGTAAGAGGCACCAGTATAGGTAAAGGTTTTGCCGGTGCGGTCAAACGTCACCATTTCCACACCCAGGACGCGACCCATGGCAACTCGCTGGCGCATCGTGCCCCGGGTTCTATCGGCCAGTGTCAGACGCCGGGCCGGGTGCTGAAAGGCAAGCGCATGGCCGGCCAGATGGGTAACAAAAACCGTACCACCCAGAATCTGGAAGTGGTCAAGGTCGACAACGATCGCAATCTGCTGCTGGTCAAGGGTGCTGTACCCGGATCCAAGGGCGGCAGTGTCATCGTACGCCCCGCGGTCAAGGCAGGTTAAGAGGACGCAGACGATGGAATTAGGTTTAACAACAGCCACAGGCAAGGCCTCCAAGAAATCCGTCGAGGTTTCAGATGCCGTGTTCGGTGCTGACTTTAACGAAACCCTGGTGCATCAGGCCGTGACCGCCTATCTGGTGGGTGGCCGTGCCGGGACGCGTGCGCACAAAAACCGCGCCGATGTCAGTGGTGGTGGTCGCAAGCCGTGGCGTCAGAAAGGCACCGGTCGCGCTCGTGCCGGGACCATTCGCAGTCCGATCTGGACAGGCGGTGGCAAGACGTTTGCCGCCAAGCCCCGGGACTGGTCGCAGAAGCTGAACCGCAAGATGTACCGCGCTGCAATGCGTTCCATCCTGTCGGAACTGGTTCGCCAGGAGCGCCTGGTGGTCATCGACGATCTCAAGCTGGATGCGCCGAAGACCAAAGAGCTGGTGGAAAAACTCGCCGGCCTGGGTATGGACAATGTGATGATTGTGACCCACGAAATTGACGATGCGCTGTTCAAGTCGGCCCGTAATCTGTACAAGGTCGGCCTGTGTGAAGTCGGCTATGTCGATCCGGTCAATCTGGTGGGCCATGACAAAGTGTTAATGACCGCTGCCGCCGTTGAAAAGCTTCAGGAGGTGCTGGCATGAATCAGGAACGTTTGATGAACGTGTTGCTGCAGCCGCACATCTCCGAAAAAAGCACCCTCCTGGCGGATAGCGCCAATCAGGTGGTCTTCAAGGTTGTACCCAGTGCGACCCGGGTTGAAGTTAAAAAGGCGGTTGAACTGCTGTTTAACGTCGAAGTAGAAGGTGTTCAGGTGGCAAACGTGAAAGGTAAGACCAAGCGTACTTCGTTTGGCACCGGCCGCCGCAAAGACTGGAAAAAAGCTTATGTGCGCA comes from the Thiohalophilus sp. genome and includes:
- the rpsL gene encoding 30S ribosomal protein S12; the protein is MATINQLVRKPRKRRPQKSNVPALEACPQRRGVCTRVYTTTPKKPNSALRKVARVRLTNGYEVASYIGGEGHNLQEHSVVLIRGGRVKDLPGVRYHTVRGSLDTAGVKDRRQGRSKYGAKRPKS
- the rpsG gene encoding 30S ribosomal protein S7, giving the protein MARRRQAEKRAILPDPKYKSELIAKFINMLMLDGKKSVAEKVVYGALETVSGKTRADAVEALEKALDNIRPMVEVKSRRVGGATYQVPVEVRPARRNALAMRWLVEAARKRSEKGMGARLAGELLEAGENRGSAVKKREDTHRMAEANKAFAHYRW
- the fusA gene encoding elongation factor G gives rise to the protein MARKTPIDRYRNIGIMAHIDAGKTTTTERILFYTGISHKIGEVHDGAAVMDWMEQEQERGITITSAATTCFWQGMDQQYPQHRINIIDTPGHVDFTIEVERSLRVLDGACAVFCAVGGVEPQSETVWRQANKYEVPRMAFVNKMDRAGADFLRVVEQIKKRLGANAVPVQLNIGAEENFQGIVDLIRMKAIYWNETDFGATYDQRDIPAELQDKAQALREQMVEAAAEANEALMESYLENGDLSADEIKQGLRARTLANEIVPVLCGSAFKNKGVQAMLDAVVDYMPSPIEVKAIRGVLEDDVTEALRKSDDDEPFAALAFKIATDPFVGSLTFFRVYSGVVKAGDTVYNPIKGKKERIGRLVQMHSNSREELKEVRAGDIAAAVGLKDVTTGETLCDPNKVITLERMEFPEPVISVAIEPRTKADQEKMGIALSKLAQEDPSFRVHTDEESGQTIISGMGELHLDIIVDRLKREFKVDANVGAPQVAYRETLRKKVEQEGKFVRQSGGRGQFGHVWLRIEPQEQGGGYEFVNDIVGGVIPREYIPSVDKGIQEQMENGVIGGFPMVDVKVTLFDGSFHEVDSSEMAFKIAGSMGFREGARKANPVLLEPMMKVEVVTPEEYMGDVMGDLNRRRGMVQGMEDGPAGKLIHAEVPLAEMFGYATDLRSATQGRASYSMEFAKYSEAPASVAEQVIKKAS
- the tuf gene encoding elongation factor Tu → MSKAKFERTKPHVNVGTIGHVDHGKTTLTAAITKVMGEKFGGESRAYDQIDSAPEEKARGITIATAHVEYETENRHYAHVDCPGHADYVKNMITGAAQMDGAILVVSAADGPMPQTREHILLSRQVGVPSIVVYLNKADMVDDAELLELVEMEVRELLSSYDFPGDDVPVVTGSALKALEGDSSEIGVPSIEKLVAEMDAYIPAPERAIDGTFLMPIEDVFSISGRGTVVTGRIERGIVKVGEDVEIVGMKDTAKTTVTGVEMFRKLLDQGQAGDNVGVLLRGTKRDDVERGQVLCKPGSIKPHTRFECEVYVLSKDEGGRHTPFFNGYRPQFYFRTTDVTGACDLPEGVEMVMPGDNVQMTVSLIAPIAMEEGLRFAIREGGRTVGAGVVSKIIE
- the rpsJ gene encoding 30S ribosomal protein S10, translating into MAAKNQNIRIRLKAFDHRLIDQSAREIVETAKRTGAHVKGPIPLPTKKEHYTILISPHVNKDARDQYELRTHKRLMDIVDPTDKTVDALMKLDLAAGVDVQIQLN
- the rplC gene encoding 50S ribosomal protein L3, whose amino-acid sequence is MTIGVVGRKVGMTRIFTDDGVSTPVTVIAVEPNRISQLKTVDADGYRAVQVTTGKRKAGRVTKPQAGHFARAGVEAGRDVWEFRLADGEGEDFSLAGEIKVDMFEAGQKVDVRGTSIGKGFAGAVKRHHFHTQDATHGNSLAHRAPGSIGQCQTPGRVLKGKRMAGQMGNKNRTTQNLEVVKVDNDRNLLLVKGAVPGSKGGSVIVRPAVKAG
- the rplD gene encoding 50S ribosomal protein L4 codes for the protein MELGLTTATGKASKKSVEVSDAVFGADFNETLVHQAVTAYLVGGRAGTRAHKNRADVSGGGRKPWRQKGTGRARAGTIRSPIWTGGGKTFAAKPRDWSQKLNRKMYRAAMRSILSELVRQERLVVIDDLKLDAPKTKELVEKLAGLGMDNVMIVTHEIDDALFKSARNLYKVGLCEVGYVDPVNLVGHDKVLMTAAAVEKLQEVLA
- the rplW gene encoding 50S ribosomal protein L23, with product MNQERLMNVLLQPHISEKSTLLADSANQVVFKVVPSATRVEVKKAVELLFNVEVEGVQVANVKGKTKRTSFGTGRRKDWKKAYVRIKAGQDINFMGTE